A part of Terriglobus roseus genomic DNA contains:
- a CDS encoding BON domain-containing protein has translation MKKILLWTMTAALCAGQSVVAQQQAAAPQQQMEYNQKTWSQEDAQRIVQQVRHELLSLTNYGVFDSLSFSIQGKSIVLRGYASRPTLKSDAERAVKKIDGVASVINQIKVLPNSPFDDRIRVGVYTRIYSNAVLRKYTGSPVGFGMGPSVARAAGGITQDPPMGYHAIHIIVNNGHVILTGVVNNESDANIAAMQANSTPGTFSVDNDLMWPGEVPKEK, from the coding sequence ATGAAGAAGATTCTGCTTTGGACTATGACGGCAGCGCTGTGCGCGGGACAGAGTGTTGTGGCACAGCAACAGGCTGCCGCACCGCAACAGCAAATGGAATACAACCAGAAAACATGGTCACAGGAAGACGCGCAGCGCATCGTTCAGCAGGTGCGGCATGAGCTGCTTAGTCTGACCAATTACGGTGTTTTCGATTCGCTCAGCTTCAGCATTCAAGGGAAAAGCATTGTGCTTCGCGGATACGCTTCGCGCCCCACTCTGAAGAGCGACGCCGAACGTGCCGTGAAGAAGATTGACGGTGTGGCCAGCGTCATCAATCAAATCAAGGTTCTTCCCAACTCGCCCTTTGACGATCGGATTCGGGTGGGAGTGTATACGCGCATCTATAGCAATGCTGTGTTGCGTAAATACACCGGTAGCCCGGTTGGTTTCGGAATGGGCCCCTCCGTGGCACGTGCCGCCGGTGGTATCACGCAGGATCCTCCAATGGGCTATCACGCCATTCACATCATTGTGAACAACGGTCACGTCATCCTTACCGGCGTGGTCAACAATGAGTCCGACGCAAACATCGCAGCCATGCAGGCCAACTCGACTCCTGGTACTTTCTCGGTGGACAACGACCTCATGTGGCCAGGCGAAGTGCCCAAGGAAAAGTAA
- a CDS encoding AraC family transcriptional regulator, which yields MISPIVQTEDSDTQPVTAAVFGHSQAVDPLSEVLSLLKPRSLACGGFAIPDDLAISFPKHQGIKCYAVLAGKFWLTLDGIAHPIEMNVGDCFILPRGLPFQLTSDLALKPVPYTVALESLKKSAETPHLNDGARYMAGGFFAFTGSHAEMLLHSLPPVVHIRSEQDKAALRWSLERMREELRNPQPGTSLIAEQLAYTMLIQTLRLHLADTAKVAPGWLSALSDRHMSAAIACMHNDPGHPWTLHSLAQRVGMSRSVFAHRFREIVGATPMEYLTRWRMLLAADRLRNSAEGLSAIAHSLGYDSPSAFGKAFRRVMGCSPKRYARPSAA from the coding sequence ATGATTAGTCCGATCGTCCAGACCGAGGACTCCGATACGCAACCCGTAACTGCTGCGGTCTTCGGCCACAGTCAGGCGGTCGATCCTCTTTCGGAAGTTCTCTCGCTCCTCAAGCCACGAAGTCTTGCTTGTGGTGGCTTCGCTATCCCGGACGACCTCGCTATCTCTTTCCCGAAACATCAGGGCATCAAGTGTTACGCGGTTCTGGCGGGCAAGTTTTGGCTAACGTTGGACGGCATTGCCCATCCCATTGAGATGAATGTGGGCGATTGCTTCATCCTGCCGCGCGGTCTCCCGTTTCAGCTCACAAGCGATCTCGCGCTAAAACCCGTTCCGTACACCGTGGCGTTGGAAAGCCTGAAGAAAAGCGCCGAGACGCCGCACCTAAACGATGGCGCACGATACATGGCAGGTGGCTTCTTCGCCTTTACTGGTAGCCATGCTGAGATGCTTTTGCACTCGCTGCCGCCGGTTGTGCACATCCGCAGTGAGCAGGATAAGGCTGCGCTGCGGTGGTCGTTGGAACGCATGCGCGAGGAGTTGCGCAACCCGCAGCCGGGTACTTCTTTGATTGCCGAGCAACTGGCCTACACCATGTTGATTCAGACTCTGCGCCTGCATCTGGCGGATACGGCCAAGGTCGCTCCCGGATGGCTTTCCGCATTGTCTGACCGGCACATGAGCGCCGCCATCGCCTGCATGCATAACGATCCAGGTCATCCCTGGACGTTGCACTCGCTGGCGCAACGCGTAGGTATGTCTCGCTCTGTCTTTGCTCATCGCTTCCGCGAAATCGTAGGCGCTACACCCATGGAATATCTGACTCGGTGGCGGATGTTGTTAGCGGCTGACCGCCTTAGAAATTCTGCTGAGGGCCTATCGGCCATCGCGCATTCGCTGGGTTATGACTCACCAAGCGCGTTCGGCAAGGCATTTCGGCGCGTCATGGGCTGCTCTCCAAAGCGTTACGCACGGCCTTCCGCCGCCTGA